Proteins co-encoded in one Kutzneria chonburiensis genomic window:
- a CDS encoding glutamate-1-semialdehyde 2,1-aminomutase: MDVPGSGRGFERSSALQRRLHELVPGGAHTYARGSDQYPEGMAPILVRGDGCRVWDADGNCFIEYGMGLRSVTLGHGYRPVLDAVHKALADGVNFSRPTGLEVAAAEDFLSLVPGADMVKFAKNGSDATTAAIRLARAVTGRDMVAVCDQPFFSADDWFIGAVEMNSGVPEATRNQTVRFQFNDLDSLRLRFAESGGQIACVVMEAATALAEPEPGFLEGVRALCDAHGSLLVFDEMITGFRWSASGAQTVYGVRPDLSCWGKAMGNGFPISALAGRRELMELGGLNTESPRVFLLSTTHGPETVSLAAFRAVVRAYADGDPVGIMERRGTLLADGVNTAARELGVEEFVAAIGRPSCMVFTTRDPDGRPSQPFRTLFMQELLRRGVLGQSFVISAAHTVADVEHTVAATREALKIYRRALEDGGVDRFLDGRPVAPALRSLASPRQL, encoded by the coding sequence GTGGACGTTCCGGGCAGTGGTAGGGGTTTCGAGCGATCCAGCGCGTTGCAGCGTCGGCTGCACGAGCTGGTGCCCGGTGGCGCGCACACCTATGCCCGTGGCTCCGACCAGTACCCGGAGGGCATGGCGCCCATCCTGGTGCGTGGCGACGGGTGCCGGGTTTGGGACGCCGACGGCAACTGCTTCATCGAGTACGGCATGGGGCTGCGTTCGGTCACCCTCGGGCACGGCTACCGGCCGGTGCTCGACGCCGTGCACAAGGCGTTGGCCGACGGCGTGAACTTCTCCCGTCCCACCGGCTTGGAAGTGGCCGCCGCCGAGGACTTCCTGAGCCTGGTGCCCGGTGCGGACATGGTCAAGTTCGCCAAGAACGGCTCTGACGCCACCACCGCCGCCATCCGGTTGGCCCGGGCCGTCACCGGACGGGACATGGTCGCCGTGTGCGATCAGCCGTTCTTCTCGGCCGACGACTGGTTCATCGGGGCCGTGGAGATGAATTCCGGTGTGCCCGAGGCCACCCGCAACCAGACCGTTCGCTTCCAGTTCAACGACCTCGACTCGCTTCGGCTTCGCTTCGCCGAGAGCGGCGGCCAGATCGCCTGCGTCGTGATGGAGGCCGCCACCGCCCTCGCCGAGCCCGAACCTGGCTTCCTGGAAGGGGTTCGCGCCCTCTGCGATGCGCATGGGTCGCTGTTGGTGTTCGACGAGATGATCACCGGCTTCCGTTGGTCGGCCAGCGGTGCCCAGACCGTCTACGGCGTTCGGCCCGACCTGTCGTGCTGGGGCAAGGCCATGGGCAACGGGTTCCCCATCTCCGCCCTGGCCGGCCGCCGTGAACTCATGGAGCTCGGCGGCCTCAACACCGAGTCGCCCCGGGTGTTCCTGTTGTCCACCACCCACGGTCCCGAAACCGTTTCCTTGGCCGCTTTTCGGGCCGTCGTCCGGGCTTACGCCGACGGCGACCCCGTCGGCATCATGGAACGCCGCGGCACCCTTCTGGCCGACGGCGTCAACACCGCCGCCCGTGAGCTCGGCGTCGAGGAGTTCGTCGCCGCCATCGGCCGTCCTTCGTGCATGGTCTTCACCACCCGCGACCCCGACGGCCGCCCTTCCCAGCCCTTCCGCACTCTCTTCATGCAGGAGCTCCTCCGCCGCGGCGTGCTGGGCCAGTCTTTCGTCATCTCCGCCGCCCACACCGTCGCCGATGTCGAACACACCGTCGCCGCCACCCGCGAGGCGTTGAAGATCTACCGCCGGGCGTTGGAAGACGGTGGCGTAGACCGCTTCTTGGACGGCCGCCCCGTCGCCCCCGCCTTGCGTTCACTCGCCTCCCCACGCCAGCTCTGA
- a CDS encoding glycosyltransferase family 4 protein → MSAVCFVTTYPLSRQDLGGSGWVDRRLLPVFAGSADVEVVCVTGPDGEWTERFDDVDVTARAAGDVPLELRGDRLALARIAAGMLVSPEPYLARKFSVFPGWRKAVALLRSRAAGRQVVTSGWPGLVLAAAAGVPVAAHVAHNVESTIAVEHSPRPLRMLGEIPRLRRMERRLLGLPSHVFALSRTDAAELSAIALPVPLSAIDASGGRAVGFIGKASWPPNARALEVLLGPVHEQLSAMGVDVDFVLAGKGTEQFAEHPRVVAAGPVADVADFYARVGLAVVPRFGASTGVSVKVLEAAEFGVPSVLPRSLAEAIDPDGPWLVAETVDEMAEAIRRWHGGERSPEAMEWARKQDVARTAAVLGAAVGL, encoded by the coding sequence ATGTCCGCTGTCTGCTTCGTGACGACGTATCCGTTGTCCCGCCAGGACCTTGGCGGCAGCGGTTGGGTGGATCGGCGGCTGTTGCCCGTTTTCGCCGGTTCGGCCGACGTGGAAGTGGTCTGCGTGACCGGTCCCGATGGTGAGTGGACCGAGCGTTTCGACGATGTCGACGTGACCGCCCGTGCGGCCGGCGATGTGCCGCTGGAGCTGAGGGGTGATCGGCTGGCGCTGGCTCGGATCGCCGCCGGCATGCTGGTCAGCCCGGAGCCCTACCTGGCCCGGAAGTTCTCGGTGTTTCCCGGTTGGCGCAAGGCCGTCGCGCTGTTGCGTTCGCGCGCCGCCGGCCGACAGGTCGTGACCAGCGGCTGGCCCGGGTTGGTGCTCGCGGCCGCTGCTGGTGTGCCGGTGGCGGCACACGTGGCGCACAACGTGGAGTCGACCATCGCCGTGGAGCATTCGCCGCGGCCGTTGCGGATGTTGGGCGAGATCCCGCGCCTGCGGCGGATGGAACGGCGGCTACTCGGGCTTCCCTCGCACGTATTTGCCTTGTCCCGCACCGACGCCGCCGAGCTGTCGGCCATCGCGCTGCCGGTGCCGCTGTCGGCGATCGACGCGTCCGGTGGCCGTGCCGTCGGCTTCATCGGCAAGGCGAGTTGGCCGCCCAACGCGCGGGCGCTGGAGGTGCTGCTGGGGCCGGTGCACGAGCAGCTGTCGGCCATGGGCGTCGACGTGGACTTCGTGCTGGCCGGCAAGGGCACCGAGCAGTTCGCCGAGCACCCGCGGGTCGTCGCCGCCGGGCCGGTGGCCGATGTCGCCGACTTCTACGCCAGGGTCGGCTTGGCCGTGGTGCCCCGGTTCGGGGCCAGCACCGGCGTGAGCGTGAAGGTGCTGGAGGCGGCCGAGTTCGGCGTCCCGTCGGTGTTGCCGCGGTCGCTGGCCGAGGCGATTGATCCGGACGGGCCGTGGTTGGTGGCCGAGACCGTCGACGAGATGGCCGAGGCGATCCGGCGTTGGCACGGCGGCGAGCGGTCTCCTGAGGCCATGGAGTGGGCGCGCAAGCAGGACGTCGCGCGTACGGCTGCCGTGCTGGGGGCTGCGGTCGGCCTGTAA
- a CDS encoding WecB/TagA/CpsF family glycosyltransferase — translation MRAGVPTINVLGVPVAALTAPQAIAEVSGLLAEPGPQTLVYVNAHSVNLARLHNRYRACLADADLVLNDGSGMALAARMRGRRFPANLNGTDFTPEVLRLAARDGLGVYLLGGRPGVAARAAERLRARMPGLRVVGHHHGYIADHHAVTAQIRATGADIVLVAMGNPRQELWLAEHLPATGAELGVAVGAFLDFAADRVPRAPQWMRSLGIEWLYRLGREPLRLFTRYVVGNPLFVARVLFDRVLANTR, via the coding sequence ATGCGTGCGGGTGTTCCCACCATCAACGTTCTCGGGGTGCCGGTCGCCGCGCTGACCGCGCCGCAGGCCATCGCCGAGGTGTCCGGCCTGCTGGCCGAGCCCGGGCCGCAGACCCTGGTCTACGTCAACGCGCACTCGGTGAACCTGGCCCGGTTGCACAACCGTTACCGAGCGTGCCTCGCGGACGCCGACCTCGTGCTCAACGACGGCTCGGGCATGGCGCTGGCCGCCCGGATGCGCGGCCGGCGGTTCCCGGCCAATCTCAACGGCACCGACTTCACGCCCGAGGTGCTGCGGCTGGCCGCCCGTGACGGCCTCGGCGTCTACCTGCTCGGCGGCCGCCCCGGCGTGGCCGCGCGGGCGGCGGAACGGCTGCGCGCCCGTATGCCGGGGCTTCGCGTGGTCGGCCACCACCACGGTTACATCGCCGACCATCACGCCGTCACCGCCCAGATCCGTGCGACCGGGGCCGACATCGTGCTGGTGGCCATGGGCAACCCGCGTCAGGAGCTGTGGCTGGCCGAGCACCTGCCGGCCACCGGGGCCGAGCTCGGCGTGGCCGTCGGGGCGTTCCTCGACTTCGCCGCCGACCGGGTTCCCCGTGCGCCCCAGTGGATGCGCAGCCTGGGGATCGAGTGGCTGTACCGGCTCGGCCGCGAGCCGTTGCGCCTGTTCACCCGCTATGTGGTCGGAAATCCGTTGTTCGTCGCGCGGGTGCTGTTCGACCGCGTCCTGGCCAACACACGTTAG
- a CDS encoding lipopolysaccharide biosynthesis protein, with amino-acid sequence MSEVVEDSPDALSGQFKLGLRFSLINTVFSRLATFAVGVLLARLLLPEQFGLYTTALVVQTLLLTFNDFGTATALVRHKGDVRPMLPTVWTISVGGATVVYLLCLFGAPYLASGLGSPQAADLVRVLSLNVLFDGFAAVPGALLTRNLRQARRLIADVVGLLVNLGLTAALALTGFGAWALVIGHVSGTAVVTLVLLIVTKQIPRFGIKRRHVNEVAKYGGAVVVSSVVMVLLQYAPQTITGRMLGATALGFFYLASNVSSWPASVVTTTVERVGLATFSRARDAGVDLDRASSAVIGMVAMAVLPGGAALALLAPQIVELVYGDKWAPAAPVLAGLAVATVARVLADLLFNLMITAGATLSSVLVQVIWLAALVPTAIFATARWGLAGMGWAVAAVSCFVALPVHAWGLWRAGVHVPALLRGLAMPLLATLVVVAALLATALVLHHSLLYLVTGLLITAAAVAVGWFGLRDRLSAALDAPRQV; translated from the coding sequence GTGAGCGAGGTCGTCGAGGACTCGCCGGACGCTCTCTCCGGGCAGTTCAAGCTGGGCCTGCGGTTCAGCTTGATCAACACGGTGTTCTCGCGGCTGGCGACCTTCGCCGTCGGCGTGCTGCTGGCCCGGCTGCTGCTGCCCGAGCAGTTCGGCCTGTACACGACGGCGCTGGTCGTGCAGACGTTGCTGTTGACGTTCAACGACTTCGGCACCGCGACCGCGCTCGTCCGGCACAAGGGCGACGTGCGGCCGATGCTGCCGACGGTGTGGACGATCTCCGTCGGCGGCGCGACCGTCGTCTACCTGCTGTGCCTGTTCGGCGCGCCCTATCTGGCGTCCGGCCTCGGCTCGCCGCAGGCCGCCGACCTGGTGCGGGTGTTGTCACTCAACGTGTTGTTCGACGGTTTCGCCGCCGTGCCGGGCGCGCTGCTGACCCGAAATCTGCGCCAGGCCCGGCGGCTGATCGCCGATGTCGTCGGGCTGTTGGTCAACCTCGGGCTGACGGCTGCCTTGGCGCTGACCGGTTTCGGCGCGTGGGCGCTGGTGATCGGCCACGTCAGCGGCACCGCCGTGGTGACGCTGGTGCTGCTGATCGTGACAAAGCAGATTCCGCGTTTTGGCATCAAACGCCGGCATGTCAACGAGGTCGCCAAGTACGGCGGCGCGGTTGTGGTGTCATCGGTCGTGATGGTTCTGCTCCAGTACGCACCGCAGACGATCACCGGCCGCATGCTCGGCGCCACCGCGCTGGGTTTCTTCTACCTGGCTTCGAACGTGTCGAGCTGGCCGGCCTCGGTGGTCACCACGACGGTGGAACGCGTTGGCCTGGCCACGTTCTCCCGCGCCCGCGACGCCGGCGTGGACCTCGACCGTGCCTCCTCGGCGGTGATCGGCATGGTCGCGATGGCCGTGCTGCCCGGCGGGGCCGCGCTGGCTTTACTGGCCCCGCAGATCGTCGAGCTCGTGTACGGGGACAAGTGGGCCCCGGCCGCGCCGGTGTTGGCCGGTCTGGCCGTCGCGACCGTCGCCCGGGTGCTGGCCGATCTGCTCTTCAACCTGATGATCACGGCCGGTGCCACGCTGTCCTCGGTGCTGGTGCAGGTGATCTGGCTGGCGGCGCTGGTGCCGACGGCGATCTTCGCCACGGCTCGGTGGGGCCTGGCCGGCATGGGGTGGGCGGTCGCGGCGGTGTCCTGTTTTGTCGCACTTCCCGTGCACGCCTGGGGTTTGTGGCGGGCCGGCGTGCACGTGCCGGCCCTGCTGCGCGGCCTGGCCATGCCGCTGCTGGCCACCCTGGTGGTCGTCGCCGCACTGTTGGCGACGGCCCTGGTGCTGCACCACTCGTTGCTCTATCTGGTCACCGGTCTGCTGATCACCGCCGCCGCGGTGGCCGTCGGCTGGTTCGGGCTGCGCGATCGGCTGTCGGCCGCGCTGGACGCGCCTAGACAGGTGTAG
- a CDS encoding glycosyltransferase family 2 protein — MKDYALLPRPVKDLLRQSVGKNVVGENWWRLRFAAERFEADRAEHTEALALAAQLGQAASARVAVVMPTYRRPERLANAVKSALNQTVRDTVVLVVDDGGGQVDGLPEDPRLVVLKLSRNYGSPGLARNVAIRLSRSPYLAFLDDDNTWRPDHLERSLAALESGAGMVYTALRRLREDGTELDVLSRPFSRAQHRDGEWVDINAVVLRRFAGVRFDPWARPRWVHPREDWEFVHRVSAKLRVRHVPVATVDYSVHSGSYFTDWDATAIGVST, encoded by the coding sequence TTGAAGGACTACGCCCTGCTGCCGAGACCGGTGAAGGACCTGCTCCGGCAGTCGGTCGGCAAGAACGTGGTCGGCGAGAACTGGTGGCGCCTGCGGTTCGCGGCCGAGCGGTTCGAGGCCGACCGGGCCGAGCACACCGAGGCCCTCGCGCTGGCCGCCCAGCTGGGGCAGGCCGCGTCGGCCAGGGTCGCCGTGGTCATGCCGACCTACCGCCGGCCGGAACGCCTTGCCAACGCGGTGAAAAGTGCCTTGAACCAGACCGTGCGGGACACCGTTGTGTTGGTGGTGGACGACGGTGGTGGGCAGGTCGACGGTCTGCCCGAGGATCCGCGGCTGGTGGTGTTGAAGCTGTCGCGCAACTACGGCAGCCCGGGACTGGCCCGCAATGTGGCGATCCGGCTGAGCCGTTCGCCCTATTTGGCCTTTCTGGATGACGACAACACGTGGCGGCCGGATCACCTCGAGCGGTCGCTGGCGGCGCTGGAATCCGGCGCCGGCATGGTCTACACGGCGTTGCGCCGGCTGCGTGAGGACGGCACGGAGCTCGACGTGCTGAGCCGCCCGTTCTCCCGGGCCCAGCACCGGGACGGCGAGTGGGTCGACATCAATGCCGTGGTGCTGCGGCGTTTCGCCGGCGTTCGATTCGACCCGTGGGCCCGGCCGCGATGGGTGCATCCCCGTGAGGACTGGGAATTCGTGCACCGCGTCTCCGCCAAGTTACGGGTTCGCCACGTTCCGGTGGCCACTGTGGACTATTCGGTGCACAGTGGCAGCTACTTCACCGACTGGGACGCGACGGCGATCGGAGTCAGCACGTGA
- a CDS encoding glycosyltransferase family 2 protein, which yields MTRVLVAVVTYNSAADLPTLLASLPAGLDGVDWRLVLADNNSSDDSVAVARRLAPAATVVETGANLGYAAGINACVELAEPDEALLVLNADVVLDRGCVRELLRACTNGSVGVAVPLVTRSDGVVEPTLRRRPTASRVLAEAVLGARSGPLGERVDVPAPPRPIDVDWANGAVLLIPAEVRRRIGRWQEDLFLYSEEVDYCRRVVDAGWRVRQVPAARATHRGGDVTSSAPLWAQLITNKVVHVARWEGRAAAELVWTTLLLAQLVRLPLRRGTHRRALLELLRGRRALLAGVPTNPAAPPEFRRRIPVTGAIGGRA from the coding sequence ATGACCCGGGTGCTGGTCGCCGTCGTGACCTACAACTCCGCCGCCGACCTGCCGACGCTGCTGGCCAGCCTGCCGGCCGGTCTTGACGGTGTGGACTGGCGGCTTGTCCTGGCGGACAACAACTCCAGCGACGACAGCGTCGCGGTGGCCCGGCGGCTGGCCCCGGCCGCGACAGTGGTCGAGACCGGCGCGAACCTGGGCTACGCGGCCGGCATCAACGCCTGCGTGGAGCTGGCCGAACCCGACGAGGCGCTGCTGGTGCTCAACGCCGACGTCGTGCTGGATCGCGGCTGTGTGCGGGAATTGTTGCGCGCCTGCACAAACGGCTCGGTCGGCGTGGCTGTCCCGCTTGTCACTCGATCGGATGGAGTTGTCGAGCCGACCCTGCGGCGCCGTCCCACGGCGTCGCGCGTGCTGGCCGAAGCGGTGCTCGGGGCGCGCTCCGGTCCGCTGGGCGAACGGGTCGACGTGCCGGCCCCGCCGCGGCCGATCGACGTCGACTGGGCCAACGGCGCGGTGCTGCTGATCCCGGCCGAGGTCCGGCGGCGGATCGGCCGGTGGCAGGAGGATTTGTTCCTGTACTCCGAGGAAGTCGACTACTGCCGGCGGGTCGTGGACGCTGGTTGGCGGGTGCGCCAGGTGCCGGCCGCCCGCGCCACGCACCGTGGCGGCGACGTCACCAGCTCCGCGCCGCTGTGGGCGCAGCTGATCACCAACAAGGTCGTGCACGTGGCCCGCTGGGAAGGCCGCGCCGCCGCCGAGCTGGTGTGGACCACCTTGTTGCTGGCGCAACTCGTCCGGCTACCGTTGCGCCGCGGCACCCATCGCCGGGCGCTGCTCGAACTTCTGCGCGGGCGGCGGGCACTGCTTGCCGGCGTGCCGACCAATCCGGCCGCGCCGCCGGAGTTCCGCCGCCGCATCCCGGTGACCGGGGCGATAGGAGGCCGTGCTTGA
- a CDS encoding O-antigen ligase family protein gives MTVAAAGRRTPASTVAAQALFRVSPHVILGGYALLLALPQNNVLVGGGGGITPARVVAGGALLWWLVARFAGGFKLAVGSNPVRRVLLLALGLFAAADAIAFIGGVQDSRISNADRGAMLFVLAVGAALLVCDGLSSTRALRAVFAGAVVGFTFSAVAAIAQFGTGLDLRKLTVFPGLAAQPLGDLALGRGGLERSIGFAGHPIELAATTVAMLPLALHLARYGRFKPLWWTCAVLLIGGPLVSISRTGLLGLVVIGVFLLPRYGLVRWLLVAGLLSSAVFAAGVIWPRLLDVLINTVAGSSKDSSIWSRLTKYDYVWSHFLAKPLGGQGLGTYVAPVQPYLDNQYLLTTVESGLPGLIGFVALLAVPLWWAFRLWRSRTIESPPQVRDAAWAVGVALLVCTLSFGTYDGLAFPQMAGISLLLVGCAGALYRIARRTEVAA, from the coding sequence ATGACGGTGGCCGCGGCCGGCAGACGCACGCCGGCCAGCACCGTCGCGGCCCAAGCGCTGTTCCGGGTCTCCCCGCACGTCATCCTCGGCGGCTACGCGCTGCTGTTGGCGTTGCCGCAGAACAACGTGCTCGTCGGCGGCGGTGGCGGCATCACCCCGGCCCGTGTGGTGGCCGGCGGCGCCCTGTTGTGGTGGCTGGTCGCGCGCTTCGCCGGCGGTTTCAAGCTCGCGGTCGGGTCGAACCCGGTCCGCCGGGTGCTGCTGCTGGCGCTGGGCCTGTTCGCCGCGGCCGACGCGATCGCCTTCATCGGCGGCGTGCAGGATTCACGGATCTCCAACGCCGACCGTGGCGCGATGCTGTTCGTGCTGGCCGTCGGCGCCGCGCTGCTGGTCTGTGACGGGCTGAGCAGCACCCGGGCCCTGCGCGCGGTGTTCGCCGGTGCCGTCGTCGGCTTCACCTTCTCGGCCGTTGCCGCGATCGCCCAGTTCGGCACCGGCCTCGACCTGCGCAAACTGACCGTCTTCCCGGGACTGGCCGCGCAGCCGCTCGGCGACCTCGCGCTGGGCCGCGGTGGTCTGGAGCGGTCCATCGGCTTCGCCGGCCATCCCATCGAGCTGGCCGCCACCACGGTGGCGATGCTGCCGCTGGCCCTGCATCTGGCGCGGTACGGGCGATTCAAGCCGCTGTGGTGGACCTGCGCCGTGCTGCTGATCGGCGGTCCGCTGGTGTCGATCTCCCGTACCGGCCTGCTCGGCCTGGTCGTGATCGGCGTCTTCCTGCTGCCGCGGTACGGGCTGGTGCGCTGGCTGCTGGTCGCCGGCCTGCTCAGCAGCGCCGTGTTCGCGGCCGGCGTCATCTGGCCGCGGCTGCTGGACGTTCTGATCAACACGGTCGCCGGGTCCAGCAAGGACTCCAGCATCTGGTCCCGGCTGACCAAGTACGACTACGTGTGGAGCCATTTCCTGGCCAAGCCGCTCGGCGGGCAGGGGCTCGGCACCTACGTCGCGCCGGTCCAGCCGTACCTGGACAACCAGTACCTGCTGACCACGGTCGAGTCGGGTCTGCCGGGCCTGATCGGCTTTGTCGCGCTGCTGGCTGTGCCGCTGTGGTGGGCGTTCCGGCTGTGGCGCTCCAGGACGATCGAGTCGCCGCCGCAGGTGCGCGACGCGGCCTGGGCCGTCGGTGTGGCGCTGCTGGTGTGCACGCTCAGCTTCGGCACCTACGACGGGCTGGCCTTCCCGCAGATGGCCGGCATCTCGTTGCTGCTGGTGGGTTGCGCCGGCGCGCTGTACCGCATCGCCCGCCGAACCGAGGTGGCCGCATGA
- a CDS encoding glycosyltransferase family 2 protein encodes MNKKVAPLIGVASAPIAVGLPVYNGEPYLATSLASLRAQRDVDFELWIADNCSTDGTEELCREAAKQDDRIRYFRRERNVGSSENHNRLIHETKTRYFTWAASDDAYEPDRLRKMLDALTDRPDAAMSFTSAREIDATGATVGHWDNPCRTEHYDPVVRLRDLIGREHENYHCYGLYRRDILTRTHLLPPVKNNDRILIAELSLYGRFAEVREALLLHRQHDRRLTQSVSQREWYRTQRSDGKRFVLPNVEEAGWYLKAIAGAPSTGSSGCWHCWRCGRGCGTTRSRWRATWRGRRSTEPGWRRRRHCRASETESGEREHVDALDILRVLRRRWKFTALAGAVLVVLVGAVVFLVPQQYKVTAISLVTPASSQDVQNPYSVAGQAQSQMAALLVTVLTSPAVTEGYADKGATGTIEVTNANGSSDSATTDSPFITITVTDKSANGAVQGAQLVRQRALDELKNRQDAAKVTDAQRLILTDVLPAANPTTTRASQYRAIGLVAALGLVLGVLGVVIADRVIARRAKQETAEAEEKPVPAKAAEPVNGKAKDEHRQGVLPEFRAPTKLPASEPPTIKFSPVRSDEKQGGGSRR; translated from the coding sequence GTGAACAAGAAGGTCGCGCCGCTGATCGGTGTCGCGAGCGCGCCGATCGCGGTCGGGCTGCCGGTGTACAACGGCGAGCCCTACCTGGCCACCTCGCTGGCCAGCCTGCGGGCGCAGCGGGACGTGGACTTCGAGCTGTGGATCGCCGACAACTGCTCGACCGACGGCACCGAGGAGCTCTGCCGCGAAGCGGCCAAACAGGACGATCGCATCCGGTACTTCCGGCGCGAGCGCAACGTCGGCTCCAGCGAGAACCACAACCGCCTCATTCACGAGACGAAGACCCGCTACTTCACGTGGGCGGCGTCGGACGACGCCTACGAGCCGGACCGGCTGCGCAAGATGCTCGACGCGCTCACCGACCGGCCCGACGCGGCGATGTCGTTCACCTCGGCCCGGGAGATCGACGCCACCGGCGCGACCGTCGGGCACTGGGACAACCCGTGCCGGACCGAGCACTACGACCCGGTGGTCCGGCTGCGTGACCTGATCGGCCGCGAGCACGAGAACTACCACTGCTACGGCCTGTACCGGCGGGACATCCTGACCAGGACCCACCTGCTGCCGCCGGTGAAGAACAACGACCGGATACTGATCGCCGAGCTCTCCCTGTACGGCCGGTTCGCCGAGGTCCGCGAGGCGCTGCTGCTGCACCGCCAGCACGACCGCCGCCTGACCCAGTCGGTCTCGCAGCGGGAGTGGTACCGCACCCAGCGCAGCGACGGCAAGCGCTTCGTCCTGCCCAACGTGGAGGAGGCGGGCTGGTACCTGAAGGCCATCGCGGGGGCTCCCTCAACCGGCAGCAGCGGGTGCTGGCACTGTTGGCGCTGCGGCCGTGGATGCGGGACAACGCGGTCCCGATGGCGCGCAACGTGGCGCGGGCGGCGGTCGACGGAGCCCGGATGGCGGCGTCGGCGGCACTGCCGCGCAAGTGAGACCGAGTCAGGCGAAAGGGAACACGTGGACGCGTTGGACATCCTGCGGGTGCTGCGACGGCGGTGGAAGTTCACCGCGCTGGCCGGCGCCGTGCTCGTCGTCCTGGTCGGCGCCGTGGTGTTCCTGGTGCCCCAGCAGTACAAGGTGACGGCGATCAGCCTGGTCACGCCGGCCAGCAGCCAGGACGTGCAGAACCCGTACAGCGTGGCCGGCCAGGCCCAGTCCCAGATGGCGGCGCTGCTGGTCACCGTGCTGACCTCGCCGGCCGTCACCGAGGGGTACGCCGACAAGGGCGCCACCGGCACCATCGAGGTCACCAACGCCAACGGCTCCTCCGACAGCGCCACCACCGACAGCCCGTTCATCACGATCACCGTCACCGACAAGTCGGCCAACGGCGCGGTGCAGGGCGCGCAGCTGGTCCGCCAGCGCGCCCTCGACGAGCTCAAGAACCGCCAGGACGCGGCCAAGGTCACCGACGCGCAGCGGCTGATCCTCACCGACGTGCTGCCGGCGGCCAACCCGACCACCACCCGGGCCTCGCAGTACCGGGCCATCGGCCTGGTCGCCGCCCTCGGCCTGGTGCTGGGCGTGCTCGGCGTGGTCATCGCCGACCGGGTGATCGCCCGCCGGGCCAAGCAGGAGACGGCCGAGGCCGAGGAAAAGCCGGTGCCGGCCAAGGCGGCGGAGCCGGTCAACGGCAAGGCCAAGGACGAGCACCGGCAAGGGGTGCTGCCCGAGTTCCGTGCGCCGACGAAGCTCCCGGCCAGTGAGCCGCCCACGATCAAGTTCTCGCCGGTGCGCAGCGACGAGAAGCAAGGCGGAGGGAGCCGCCGATGA